Within the Deinococcus detaillensis genome, the region CCGGCGGGCAAGGTAGTCGGACATCAAGCGGTAGCTGCGGGTTTTTCCGGCAATGTCGCCCGCGCCGTGGCCCTCGTCGCCGAATTCGACATACTCGAAATCCCTGCCCTCCTCGCGTCCGTTTGCCAGCAGCACGTCACGAAACCCTCTGGCCTGGTTGATAGGGCAGCGCGGATCGTTGGTGCCGTGCATCATCAGCAGGTGCGCCTTGAGATCGGCGGCGTGGGTGATGGCGCTGCGGTCGCGCCACAGCTCGGCGTTCTCCACTGGGTCGCCCATGATGGTGCGGAAGTAGTAACCCAGTTGCGGCATCACCCGGCTGTTGTCCTCGTACAGTTGCGGCAGATCGGTGATGCCCACAATCGGCACGCCCACCTTGAACAGGTCTGGGTACTTCACCACCGCCATATAGCTGAGGTAGCCGCCGTAACTCCCGCCGAAGATGCCCAGTCGTGTGCCGTCCACTTCCGGCAGAGACTTGAGGTACGCGGCCCCGGCGGCGACATCGGCCAGATCGCGCCCGCCCCAGTCCAGCAGGTTGGCGTCGCGCCAAGTCACGCCGTAGCCAGTACTGCCACGCACATTGGGGCAGAGCACCAGGTAGCCCCGGTCTGCCAGAAACTGCGCCTGTGCGTCGAACCCCCGGAAGAATTGCGCGGTGGGACCGCCGTGCGCGTGGATCAGGGCGGGGTAGGTTTTGCCTGCTTCCAGCTCACGCGGCCTGTAGAGAATGGCGGGCACCATCAGTCCGTCCGCTGTCGGATACTTAACATACTCGCCCGGCACGAAGTCGGCGGGATCAACCTCGCCGTATTCGGCGGGCAGGAGCACCTCGGAGGTATCGTCGGCGAGGTTGTACAGCAGGACTTCCAGCCGGGTCGTGGAGGTGACGAACTGAAACAGCATCCTGCCGTCCTGGGTAAATTGCGTTCCCAGCGCCAGGCCGGGCGGCAACTTCAGTTCACGCGCCTCGCCCGTCGCCGTGTCATAGAGCACCGGCGTCAAGGTGCTGTCCACGTTGCGAACAGCGCTGAGCCAGCGCCCATCCGGCGAGAAGCGTCCCATCTCTTCTTCGGTGCCTTCAGAAGTCAGCCACTGTACCTTGCCTGTCTCCACAGTCAGCAGTCCCACCCGGTGGGTTCCGTCCGCGTCACTGCTGGCGGCCACGCGTTTTCCATCCGGATGCCACTCGCCCACGCTGTCCTGACTGCCCTCCCGCACACTCAGGACACGCCGCAGGTCGGAGCCGTCCGCGTTCAGCACGTAACCATCGGTATTTCGCAAATCCTCGCTCTCATTGGTGTTGAGCGTCAGCCGCATGCCGTCCGGACTCCAGGCGGCGGCCTGGGTGGCGTTGGGAAGTGTGGTGAGTGCCGTCCAGGCCGATTCACCCTCCTTCGTCAAGTCGTAGACATGCACGTTCATCTGCCCGCCGCGCGTGCTGTTGACCAGCAACCTCTGGCCATCCGGGTGGGCGGCCACAGTATAGTCCATGCTCTGCGGCGCGTGCTGAAGGGCCTTCACTTCACCGGACGCCAGGTTTAGATCGAACATGGCCTGCCGCTCGTCACCGTTGTGATCCCGGCTGAACAGAAGGCGCGAGTCTTCCGCCGACCACACGAAGCCTGCCCGGACTGCCTTGGGAGCCTGACCGTCCGTGACCTGACGGCGCTCACGGGTGGCGAGATCGAGCGTATACAGCTCGAAACGGCCCGTCCAATCGGCGTAGAAGGCCACCTGCTCGCCGCCGTGAGAGATGTTGAGCCCCGCCACTGTGGGCAGGGCCGCCAGGGCTTCCAGAGAAATACGTTCTTTCATAGCGCCAGTCTTTCACAGTGAAAGAGGAGCCGTCTGAAGCGAACTGCACTTGATCCGGCATCCTGAAGATTCCCATTACCCGGTGGCAGGCAGAACGGTCACGTTAGTGCCAGTAGAGGGTGTATCGGGCATAACGGACTGAAGGCCACTGGAAGACTTTTAGAAGTTCGCTGCGATCATGACAGCCCGCGTGTTGCTCCCTGATAGGGTTGAGCATGACGCTGCTTCCGAAATGGTTCATTGGGGTCCTGCAAGGATTCGCCCCGCTCTTCTCGGCACGGATCTGGCCGCAGGTCCAACTCCTAGTGGTCGGGGCCATGTTGTCGCCTGGGAAGCGGACGGTGACCGCCGCTCTGGGGGTACTCGGATTGGCAGACGATCCAAGGTTCGGTACGTTTCACCGGCTGTTGAATTGGGCGCGCTGGTTCAGTCTCCAGGCCAGTCAGGTGCTGCTTAGCCTGCTCCTAATCGCCTTCGTCCCCTCCGGACCGCTGGTTCTTGGCCTGGACGACACCATC harbors:
- a CDS encoding S9 family peptidase; its protein translation is MKERISLEALAALPTVAGLNISHGGEQVAFYADWTGRFELYTLDLATRERRQVTDGQAPKAVRAGFVWSAEDSRLLFSRDHNGDERQAMFDLNLASGEVKALQHAPQSMDYTVAAHPDGQRLLVNSTRGGQMNVHVYDLTKEGESAWTALTTLPNATQAAAWSPDGMRLTLNTNESEDLRNTDGYVLNADGSDLRRVLSVREGSQDSVGEWHPDGKRVAASSDADGTHRVGLLTVETGKVQWLTSEGTEEEMGRFSPDGRWLSAVRNVDSTLTPVLYDTATGEARELKLPPGLALGTQFTQDGRMLFQFVTSTTRLEVLLYNLADDTSEVLLPAEYGEVDPADFVPGEYVKYPTADGLMVPAILYRPRELEAGKTYPALIHAHGGPTAQFFRGFDAQAQFLADRGYLVLCPNVRGSTGYGVTWRDANLLDWGGRDLADVAAGAAYLKSLPEVDGTRLGIFGGSYGGYLSYMAVVKYPDLFKVGVPIVGITDLPQLYEDNSRVMPQLGYYFRTIMGDPVENAELWRDRSAITHAADLKAHLLMMHGTNDPRCPINQARGFRDVLLANGREEGRDFEYVEFGDEGHGAGDIAGKTRSYRLMSDYLARRL
- a CDS encoding transposase, translating into MTLLPKWFIGVLQGFAPLFSARIWPQVQLLVVGAMLSPGKRTVTAALGVLGLADDPRFGTFHRLLNWARWFSLQASQVLLSLLLIAFVPSGPLVLGLDDTIERRTGKNISARGIYRDPVRSSHGHFVKASGLRWLSLMLLTPIPWANRIWALALPFLTALVPSQRYHEKRGHQVALRPPAGPSDHRHHQTSAGCHPL